One Azospirillum brasilense DNA window includes the following coding sequences:
- the hpnE gene encoding hydroxysqualene dehydroxylase HpnE, with amino-acid sequence MGTVHIVGAGLAGLSAAVRLTEAGRRVILHESAPQAGGRCRSFYDATLDRVVDNGSHLALSGNRSLLGYLERVGAGGALTELRPAAFPFLDLNTGERWCLQPGGLWLFDKARRVPGSRSADYLAALRTLIARPDGAVADALPSDGALYERLWRPLAVSVMNGAPERVSARLFGAVLRETLLRGEAACRPLFAEKGLSAALVDPAVAWLTRNGTDLRTGTRVDGLERVGDRIAALSVDGERIALGGDDAVILAVPAWIAGRLLPEALPASPPAAGRAIVNAHFRLPAPIDLPGGLPFLGLVGGTADWLFRRGDVLSVTVSDADALAAQPAEAVATALWRNVATALGTPDAALPPFRIIKERRATPDQSPVHAANRPGAQTALKNLVLAGDWTKMGLPATLEGAVRSGEFAARAVLNARITTFSRLGLFPAFTLPRRGPI; translated from the coding sequence TTGGGCACCGTCCACATCGTCGGCGCCGGCCTTGCCGGCCTGTCCGCCGCCGTCCGCCTGACCGAGGCCGGGCGGCGGGTCATCCTGCATGAGAGCGCGCCGCAGGCCGGGGGACGCTGCCGCTCCTTTTACGACGCCACGCTGGACCGTGTGGTGGACAACGGCAGCCATCTGGCGCTCAGCGGCAACCGCTCCCTGCTCGGCTATCTGGAGCGGGTCGGCGCCGGCGGCGCGCTGACCGAACTGCGCCCCGCCGCCTTTCCCTTCCTCGACCTCAACACTGGCGAGCGTTGGTGCCTCCAGCCCGGCGGGCTGTGGCTGTTCGACAAGGCGCGCCGCGTGCCGGGAAGCCGCTCCGCCGATTATCTCGCCGCCCTGCGGACCCTGATCGCCCGCCCCGACGGGGCGGTGGCCGACGCCCTGCCCTCCGACGGAGCGCTGTACGAACGCCTGTGGCGGCCGCTGGCCGTGTCGGTGATGAACGGGGCACCGGAGCGGGTGTCCGCCCGCCTGTTCGGGGCCGTGCTGCGCGAAACGCTCCTGCGCGGCGAGGCCGCCTGCCGCCCCCTGTTCGCCGAGAAGGGTCTGTCCGCTGCCCTGGTCGATCCGGCGGTGGCGTGGCTGACGCGGAACGGCACCGACCTCCGCACAGGCACGCGGGTGGATGGGCTGGAACGCGTGGGCGATCGCATCGCCGCCCTGTCGGTGGATGGGGAGCGCATCGCGCTTGGCGGCGACGATGCCGTGATCCTGGCGGTGCCGGCCTGGATCGCCGGACGCCTGCTGCCTGAGGCGCTGCCCGCATCCCCCCCCGCCGCCGGGCGTGCCATCGTCAACGCCCACTTCCGCCTGCCCGCCCCGATCGACCTGCCGGGTGGCCTGCCCTTCCTTGGGTTGGTGGGCGGTACGGCGGACTGGCTGTTCCGGCGCGGCGACGTGCTGTCGGTGACGGTCAGCGACGCCGATGCGCTCGCCGCTCAGCCCGCCGAAGCGGTCGCCACCGCCCTGTGGCGCAACGTGGCGACGGCGCTCGGCACACCCGACGCGGCCCTGCCGCCTTTCCGAATCATCAAGGAGCGCCGGGCGACTCCGGACCAGTCTCCTGTCCATGCGGCGAATCGCCCCGGAGCCCAGACAGCTTTGAAAAACCTCGTTCTGGCCGGCGATTGGACGAAGATGGGGCTTCCGGCGACACTCGAAGGTGCGGTGCGCTCCGGCGAGTTCGCCGCACGCGCGGTCCTGAACGCAAGGATTACCACCTTTTCGCGCCTCGGCCTTTTTCCAGCCTTCACTTTGCCGCGCCGCGGGCCTATTTGA
- the hpnD gene encoding presqualene diphosphate synthase HpnD: protein MPQPSLDSTQSDTAGSPAAAAAAVTGRSGSTFYWPMLLLPRSKRAAMFAVYAFCRRIDDIADEPGEPVEKRAALDAWRTEIRGLYAGGAPSSSLGAALKGAIERYGLPRGELEALIDGMAMDIPADDGAGAGNSGGMTGPALPTLRLYCRRVAGAVGMLAIRVFDRADASTEAFALALGEALQLTNILRDLTEDAEIGRLYLPRELLDEAGIGSSDPATVLAHPNLPQTCEALAVLAEERFAEARRALAEGQSAGRRGSLWAAVAMMVLYHRLLVRLRARGWRDLDQRVRVGKRECALVAVRCALGYPPAA, encoded by the coding sequence ATGCCGCAGCCATCGCTGGACTCGACGCAGAGCGACACCGCCGGCAGCCCGGCTGCCGCGGCGGCGGCGGTGACCGGGCGGTCGGGCAGCACCTTCTACTGGCCGATGCTGCTTCTCCCCCGCTCCAAGCGGGCGGCGATGTTCGCCGTCTACGCCTTCTGCCGGCGAATCGACGACATCGCGGACGAGCCCGGCGAGCCCGTGGAGAAGCGTGCGGCGCTCGACGCCTGGAGGACCGAGATCCGCGGCCTCTACGCCGGCGGCGCGCCGTCCAGCTCCCTGGGAGCGGCGTTGAAGGGCGCCATCGAACGCTACGGCCTGCCGCGGGGCGAGTTGGAAGCGTTGATCGACGGCATGGCGATGGACATCCCGGCGGACGACGGCGCCGGGGCCGGCAACAGCGGAGGCATGACCGGCCCGGCGCTGCCGACCCTGCGGCTCTATTGCCGCCGCGTCGCCGGAGCGGTTGGCATGCTGGCGATTCGCGTTTTCGACCGGGCGGACGCCTCCACCGAGGCCTTCGCCCTGGCGCTGGGCGAAGCGTTGCAGCTGACCAACATCCTGCGCGACCTGACGGAAGACGCGGAGATCGGCCGCCTCTACCTGCCGCGCGAATTGCTCGACGAGGCCGGCATCGGCAGCTCCGACCCCGCCACGGTGCTCGCCCACCCCAACCTGCCGCAGACCTGCGAAGCACTGGCGGTTCTCGCCGAGGAGCGCTTCGCCGAGGCGCGGCGGGCGCTCGCCGAGGGGCAGTCCGCCGGGCGTCGTGGCTCGCTGTGGGCGGCGGTCGCCATGATGGTGCTGTACCACCGGCTGCTGGTGCGTCTGCGCGCCCGGGGCTGGCGCGACCTCGACCAGCGGGTGCGGGTCGGCAAGCGTGAGTGCGCCCTGGTGGCCGTGCGCTGCGCGCTCGGCTATCCGCCTGCCGCCTGA